In Vespa velutina chromosome 1, iVesVel2.1, whole genome shotgun sequence, the genomic stretch aaagaaaaaaaagatcgtaacGTTGCTTTATAGCAACAACAGAtgtttcgaatttttataagaaagcaAAGACTTTTGTAAGAAACAAGTTCGAAGTTCTCGAtcatggagaaagaaagaaataaaaaaaaaagagagaaagagagagagagagagagagagagagaaagagagaaagagagaaagaagagaagtgtGTCGAGTAACAGGTCGTACAGCGGTTCGATTGAAGGTATTTCCAAGCTCAAGTGTTATCGAGCAAGCTGGAATGCAAGGGAGAATCATTTCCGAGAAGATGATGGATAAAGTATATAGTTTTTATTGCTTCAAAATATTCATGATAAAGATTAGATTTCCTGAATCAAATTAGAACAgctctttcatatttttataaatataggaTTCTTAGGACGAAGTTTAAACGAACACATTTTAGATTGTGAAAGTATCAGCTGAttataagaaaacaaatctATCATCATTTCTCGAAGAATTATCGCATCTTAAAtcttctattaattttctaattaatcgatataaaatattgcattctttaataaaaaaaaaaaaaaaagaaaaagaatatatgtgGACCGACTATAAGAGATGACGCGAAAGATCGATTTGAGAAAGTACGATGGTATATGTCTTTGTAAATACGTAAAAGGTATCCTCGTGCGCGTCGTCAATTCATTTAAACGACTTTCTAGATGCTCcacaaaaaattgatttatatatatttataacgtataaatcaaaaagaataggaatttcgaaattgtaaaaaaaaaaaataatcttacattttaaatataataataccaataCTTTCTTagaatttatcgaaattgAAATCTTGTTGCCCCGAGCCTTAAATCAgatcgtttaataaatataccgCAATGTCATCTCTAAGCTACTTGtgattttgttttcattgtcTGCTAAATGTAAAATCGCATTCCATGATGGTAATATCCGTGTCCAGGTCAGATTCTGAATCATTAACTTACTCGCATTTTCAAAGTCGACCACggtttcttttctaatttatcaAGGATGCGGATGTCACAACGAATTTGacctataaaataattattataaactcaaataaaataattataaaaaataattatgaagtGTTGTACCTATacatacgataaaatattatgcacTTGAGGTTGTTTATAATTCTTGACATTTGCCGTAACGTTTAGTATTCGAATGAGATGATTATGCAAAAATTACACGTCGCTACAACTTCTATCGAGTATAACATTTACATAGGACATCTTTGTAACTCATCAAACGGGATCAGAGCGACTAAGTATAGTGTGGTATGCTTATAAATAGTAAAAGGGTGAAATATAGTCTCTTATCGACATTAgaagttaataatattttttttttttttttttttttttttttttaccagaATTACGCCCGTACCATTTATTTGACATTCaacatataaaatgtatatttaaataaattgaatgtcTAATTGTTTATCGAAACTCTATTGTCTTTAAAAATTCCCTAATTACGTTGATTTAATCGAGtattttggaaaaattgatatatttccgTCAAAATAGATTTCACATGATTTTCTCGCGTCATACTTTCAAGTTGAAAAGTATAACTATTTCATATTGGAAACACGTTTACAACTTGTTACGTTCTAAAATGAGCTCacacatgcacatatatatttatccagTTTCGTGCAATCGGCggatataacaatgataaaaatctttaactAAATTGCAGAACGTACAACCAGTTATGTgatattctttctttgtatatcccgattttctttatcaattaaatcttCAAATAAGAAttagagaaatatttcaagcGGTTCACATTACATTCTAATATATCTTTGGATTTGTATATTACATTGAGTATCtccacacacatatacacacacatacatcagGATTATTTATCCaactgtatattttattatctatcaaTCATTGATTATTTACGAAACtcaagaagtaaataaaagtatgaaaaataaggattggataaaataaaaaaaaattagaaaataaaaatgtgttcatataaacaaagaaaatagaaagcaAAACAGTATGGAAGAAGAGATGTCATCAGAagatcatttgaaaaatacattttaagtGGAGCTTAGGATGCATATCGGGGATAGGCCAGTTCCATTGAAAATAGAACCAAAGCCGAGTGATCATTGGCCAAACGGTTTTCCCCCACGTGCGTCCGCAAGCTATATAGAAGACCCCGCAAGGAATTTCATCTTCAGAACTGAAAGTCAGTGTCAAGGAAAGGCTACCTGGAAATATCGAAGTGAGTAGAAAAAATCGCTTCTCCTGTCCCCTCGTCGAACTCCTTCTGGTGTAAAAACAATATTCGCAAATTATCAAAACACAtttaaaacttttcatttGATCTCCTTTTAGAATTTTCTGAGATCAATCACACCAAATTATTTGACGATTTTAATGtgcgaaattaattttctgaatctaattaatattatcgatactttaataatatgtaataaccGATTTCTTTCAcaaatcataaattaataaaataaataaaacgagtgATTATTgcgaaaaacaaaacaaaaaaaatataatattaaaattttatttacttttcgtttcttcctgcgacaatgtttttcatttaaataataattactcgttcatgtaataatttaaaatccattgatatgaaaataaatatatataatattaaaatttaatctattttttcgtttaattgaaaaattatttctatatatagaaaattatcgtACAGACTTACGTCACGAATGATTGTACTGTTCGACGAGGAGTTTGACACGATTAAAAAGACAAGAACAGATAGAAAATACCTATTCAAGAGTTAATGTACAGTTAGAAACGTGTTTGCGATTTTTCCAACAGGACGAGTAAGTACCGTTTTCCAAAAGACAAATGACAACTTTGCGACAAAagacttgttttctttctttttttttttttttttgcaaatcgACGAAaactgaaatatttcaatcaaatTTGCCATCATTTACAATAGTatggatatttaaaataattacgttTGTTTGTTGTTTTAACAATATTGAATCTATAATtcaataacaatttattttcattgaagtttatattcaattacatttattaatctttctcttgttcATAAGTCCATATAGTcgatataattcatataatccAATGAATAgactatatctatattttgatGACAATTCAATATAACAATCAGTAAATATAAACCTTGGCAAATGGCACAGAAGATCGAATTCATTCGACAAAGCGAATCATTATGGCAGGTATTATTAATAGGTAGAGAATATTTAACACATTTCAAAGATAACAatcaattatttacttttacaaaTAAACGACATTTTAACAAAGCCTCTCTAATAATCATTGcaattcattattatccatttaatgtttataataatttacaaaatacatatatatatatatatatatatatatatatatatatgtatataattttgacTCGAAATTTCACTTTCGATTTAAGTcatgaatatttttcgaaaaattattgaaacggACCACTTGCTTCTTccgtttctcttccctttctttttatcctctcttcttcaacgtcttcttcgtcgttaTTTTTCCGAGTCGACaacgaggaagaggagagtAGGTCATGGCCGCCTTTTCGAGCTAACGGTACGCACCGAGTTCAACAAACCAGCATCGATCGAGAAGTGGGCTAACGAGCAATCATGTTGCTCGCTTATCGAGCCGACCTTAACCGCCATGACACACTTTCCAAGCATCTACTACCGTTCCCGCATACTCACGAAAGTCCAAAGCTGTTTTCTTCCACTTGTTCCATATAACATTCATTCTACACCTCATTCGATTTACGAAGAAGTCGAACTAAAGTCGAAAtggtttcttcctttcgttcctATTCGACTTCGTCCTTGGCAATGACAATGAGTCGCAATTACTAGTGAGTCGAGAGTGGCATCATTCTCCTCGATTTAACAACGAGTAGATCGGAAAGCGTGAGAATTGATACACAGAAAGGAAACTTACctgagaaattaaattaatgacaGAGAAAGTACGAGAGATTATTTTCTCAAGGGCTCTTTCCGAGACTattgatcgattttttatatttgatttttattacatcattCTTTCTgcatgttgtatatatatatatattattttaaattaatatcatcgttatattaattaatattttataaagaaacgtTATTTCATCGTCTATCGACATTTCAGTCAATTATACatctataataaatcaatcgaatatttggatattttgtaacattaaataactttttctaAACCAAATATGGTATAAAGTTATTGAAAATTGAACAAATTATTAGAGTAAATAGTTTTTTGTTAATACTTCATATAATTCATacaaatacgaaaataaaaaattcagaGTACTTTGATTTGTGTAATGAAAAAGTTATTCAATTTCAAAAAGTGTTAAATATTTACGTGATATGTTACATAATAGGATTCATATTACGGTTTATGGTCTTATTAAATGGCATACATTTGGTTTGTATTAGGATAATGGAAAAGCTGCGATAATAATTACCTCcgtcaattaattaatcgacgttaattaattgttatcgaTATCGATTTCAGGATGACTTTCAATCAGCGCATTGCATTATGCTTGGTAGCTCTTGTCATTGGACAAGCTGCAGCATTGCCACAGCATCCCCAGTACACTCAACAATATCCTCAGCAATATCAGCAACAAGTTAGGGATGAGAGAAAGTTCGCTGAGAAACCAAACGCTATGAAGAAGGTTGCGATCGACGATCTCGAGGATATCAGTACTAATCAAATTCAAGTtagttgaaaaataattcgaaaatttttttattagcgTTGCCATTTGCatctttaataacaatatgcATATACGCTTTCGATTTTCCCgaacattttcattgaaacGTATTTTAGAacaacataattaaatatattatatttctttcttttttttaactaacaTATCATAGTTTGCtgaattttttgaatattttattaatatataagtttTTTGGGATCACAATAATAACTGAATTTTCTGTAATCGCTTCGCTTTTTTCATtgcgaaaattaaattttatttaaacaaaaacattttaatgataaagacATATTGGTACAAATGGGCTAATTGAATTACTATTGATTCCATCAAATTCTTATCGATGTTCTTTAGGAAGGAAGCAGCAGTGGTTTCTCGTGGTCTAACATGCTAGGAATGTTCATGCAAATGCTTCTGGGTCAAACGGGAGGCATCACTGGACCAAGCAAAAATGACATAGACGAAGGTGTTCCAGCTAGTCCATGGGCAAATCTTCTCTCCGTTGGTCTCCGAGTACTCACGGCACTTTTAGGTGGTCCTCAACAGTCCGTTGACGGTATCGACAAAGTCGATAATCAAAGCAGTCCCATGCAGGTATTCGATAAGGTCATTAACGTCGTCCAGATCATCTCAATGATTTTCGATGTGTACACTAAGTATAGAAAGAAATCGTCGGAAGATAGAAATTCatcaatttgtatataaaaaaaaagcttgttgataatagtaatacttACCTATCCTTGTACAATTTCACGAGATAAGCTATATCATCGATAATTGCAAAGCCAGTAGTAGCCTTATACACAGAGCACTTACACAATAGATCATCAATATGTTTCTCTCATGCACATAATTAGGAAACATGCAAAAAGCTATATTTGCTTATTACGCTACGCATTATGTCGTATTTATGTCGTGCTCGTTTATATAGTTGAAAATATCATAGCAAGCCAAACAATtctcttaaatatttaattttaactttCTTGATAATAAGAAAACGTATGACGATTGCCTCTTCCCAGATTGCTCTAAAGAGGGATTGAGTATTGGCTGCTCACGTTAATGAGTTCCATTGTAAAGGTAGAAAAATGCATGactaaatcatttttatcattgtctccttctctcttttttatttttcgtatggCTGAAAGAGTTTCGTTAACGATCTTCACGTTCTCTAAACgatttaattagaatttcaAAGAGGTTTCTATTGTTGCGAAAGGttgacattatttttctattttactcgTACATTGTTATGGAGAAAgttgaaaagatttatttgttttttactttaaaaacaaataaacgaaggatatttaataatatcgctCGAATGACAATGTTTAACGCGATTTGAGATAGACGCGATTGGCATACTCTTCCTGTAAATAAACTTCAAAATTTCGACTTAGCGCACATGGCTGGTGTCGGTTGTTTAGGAAATTTTGACTGCGGTGTTGGGCGCGTTTCTAGGACAGGGCAGAGACCCGAATCAGGTTGCTGTCATGGCTAAAAATGCTTCAGAGGTTAGTACGattacgaagaaaattcattttcgagCATAACAAGTTCAGGACATTTtatgtgaaataattattaacgatattagctttgtttattatatcaattttactaatttttttttttttcattcttaccAACTTGATTTTCGTTTCacctttaaaaaataaaaatctatagaCAGCATTCTTGATCgacagaaaataataatattataaaataataagatctaCAAAGAGGAGACCACTTAATTTGTGACGAAACAAAAATCAAGTACGACTATTTCTACTTTCTAGACTCGCATGCtcctattctttctctctctttgtttacttttcttctctttatttcgtGCAACAGCGAGCAAGAATAATACTATAAGTAAGAAAGTATGCTATAATTCTCTACTTTCTTATCGTACAGTTCATCAGCATTGTCATCAACCTGTTGGACGCATTAAAGACATCCTTCTCGCATCGTTCTTTATCCGCTCGTTCTCTTGGTAGACATGACAGCGTTTCCGAAGCCGCCATGGCATCTATTAGTATGCTAAAGGTAAATCCTATTTGACGTtcgattttctattatttttaacatattacttcgattatgtttttatttcttaagcTTTAACAAATGTAGGGACTTGTATTCATGAAA encodes the following:
- the LOC124953467 gene encoding uncharacterized protein LOC124953467 isoform X3 is translated as MTFNQRIALCLVALVIGQAAALPQHPQYTQQYPQQYQQQVRDERKFAEKPNAMKKVAIDDLEDISTNQIQEGSSSGFSWSNMLGMFMQMLLGQTGGITGPSKNDIDEGVPASPWANLLSVGLRVLTALLGGPQQSVDGIDKVDNQSSPMQFISIVINLLDALKTSFSHRSLSARSLGRHDSVSEAAMASISMLKGYVRSVKAFSNIGRAEDEGQQGCAERALCEASAECAGDAQGTSTIFCQLGSYATSYMLQRQSGVGFEALYDAGRRGRMGEDCRTLFMDCNVA
- the LOC124953467 gene encoding uncharacterized protein LOC124953467 isoform X1 → MTFNQRIALCLVALVIGQAAALPQHPQYTQQYPQQYQQQVRDERKFAEKPNAMKKVAIDDLEDISTNQIQEGSSSGFSWSNMLGMFMQMLLGQTGGITGPSKNDIDEGVPASPWANLLSVGLRVLTALLGGPQQSVDGIDKVDNQSSPMQEILTAVLGAFLGQGRDPNQVAVMAKNASEFISIVINLLDALKTSFSHRSLSARSLGRHDSVSEAAMASISMLKGYVRSVKAFSNIGRAEDEGQQGCAERALCEASAECAGDAQGTSTIFCQLGSYATSYMLQRQSGVGFEALYDAGRRGRMGEDCRTLFMDCNVA
- the LOC124953467 gene encoding uncharacterized protein LOC124953467 isoform X2 translates to MTFNQRIALCLVALVIGQAAALPQHPQYTQQYPQQYQQQVRDERKFAEKPNAMKKVAIDDLEDISTNQIQEGSSSGFSWSNMLGMFMQMLLGQTGGITGPSKNDIDEGVPASPWANLLSVGLRVLTALLGGPQQSVDGIDKVDNQSSPMQVFDKFISIVINLLDALKTSFSHRSLSARSLGRHDSVSEAAMASISMLKGYVRSVKAFSNIGRAEDEGQQGCAERALCEASAECAGDAQGTSTIFCQLGSYATSYMLQRQSGVGFEALYDAGRRGRMGEDCRTLFMDCNVA